Proteins from one Dethiobacter alkaliphilus AHT 1 genomic window:
- a CDS encoding TAXI family TRAP transporter solute-binding subunit: protein MKKKWTMFITLIFVVAVMVTALTGCGEGNGNVNGDNNDTGDASPSFISIASGSPGGAYFPLGAGMAKVITDNVEGVFAQSESTGASVENSRLVGSGASEMGMAMANVAYDAYAGQGDFDGDQQDVVALFSMYPAAQHLIVGADSDIYSVEDLVGKTVSVDAAGSGAEVTSYIILEAAGIRDEVNTRNFSQPEAADALKDGQVDAVFYNFAHPGAVVEEIMTTKDIRFIPIEDELLDAIIADYPYFTKGVIPAGVYGLDEDVSALTVGNLMLVHADMDEDFAYALVEAMFKEASLNELVGIHQVAGLMNVQDSAVSPIPLHPGAERFFQEQ, encoded by the coding sequence ATGAAGAAAAAATGGACGATGTTCATAACGCTGATCTTTGTTGTTGCCGTTATGGTGACTGCACTGACAGGTTGTGGCGAAGGAAACGGGAATGTAAACGGTGATAACAATGATACCGGAGATGCTTCCCCCAGTTTCATCAGCATTGCTTCCGGTAGCCCCGGTGGCGCGTACTTCCCCCTGGGTGCAGGGATGGCCAAGGTTATTACAGACAATGTTGAAGGTGTTTTTGCTCAGTCCGAATCCACCGGCGCATCGGTAGAAAACTCCCGTTTGGTAGGCAGTGGTGCTTCCGAAATGGGTATGGCCATGGCCAACGTTGCCTATGACGCATACGCAGGCCAGGGAGATTTTGACGGGGATCAGCAGGACGTAGTTGCTTTGTTCTCCATGTATCCCGCAGCACAGCATCTGATTGTAGGTGCCGATTCCGATATTTACTCCGTAGAAGATCTGGTAGGCAAAACCGTTAGCGTTGACGCTGCAGGCAGCGGCGCAGAAGTAACTTCCTACATCATTCTGGAAGCTGCAGGAATCCGTGATGAAGTAAATACACGGAACTTCTCCCAGCCTGAAGCAGCCGATGCCCTAAAAGACGGGCAGGTAGATGCGGTATTCTATAACTTCGCCCATCCCGGCGCTGTTGTGGAAGAAATTATGACAACCAAAGACATTCGCTTCATCCCCATCGAAGATGAGCTCTTAGATGCCATCATCGCTGACTACCCGTACTTCACCAAAGGTGTTATCCCCGCCGGTGTATACGGCCTTGACGAAGATGTTAGCGCTTTGACTGTAGGTAACCTGATGTTGGTACATGCAGACATGGATGAAGACTTTGCCTATGCATTGGTTGAAGCCATGTTTAAGGAAGCTTCTCTTAATGAACTGGTGGGCATTCACCAGGTGGCAGGCCTGATGAACGTTCAGGATTCCGCCGTATCCCCCATTCCGCTGCATCCCGGTGCAGAGAGATTCTTTCAGGAGCAGTAA
- a CDS encoding thiamine pyrophosphate-dependent enzyme produces MRTIEKMQIPAENVAIVSGIGCSSRAAGYLNFQTLHTTHGRALAFATGLKMVRPELTIFVLMGDGDSTAIGGNHFIHTARRNIDVNAIIFNNQIYGMTGGQASPLTPQGKKGSTAPFGCTERNFDIMKLAMGAGATFAARSTTYHLKLLDKMIEEGVNNKGFSIVEAMTYCPTGFGRQNKSGSAAAMLNWYKDHAVPVEKAAVSDAKTVKERITIGIHHQEQEAEFVSEYEKIIESQRQKSGGSS; encoded by the coding sequence TTGCGAACTATCGAAAAGATGCAGATACCGGCTGAAAACGTGGCCATTGTTTCAGGGATTGGTTGTTCTTCCCGGGCCGCCGGCTATCTTAACTTTCAGACACTGCATACCACCCACGGCAGAGCTTTGGCTTTTGCCACCGGTTTAAAAATGGTACGTCCCGAACTTACAATCTTTGTGCTGATGGGGGATGGCGATTCCACTGCCATTGGCGGTAATCATTTCATTCATACCGCCAGGCGCAATATTGATGTTAATGCCATTATATTCAATAATCAGATATATGGGATGACGGGGGGGCAGGCGTCTCCTCTGACTCCACAGGGGAAAAAAGGCTCCACCGCACCCTTTGGGTGCACGGAACGAAACTTTGATATCATGAAGCTGGCCATGGGTGCCGGCGCCACCTTTGCGGCCCGCAGTACCACCTATCATCTGAAGCTTTTGGATAAGATGATTGAAGAAGGTGTAAACAACAAGGGATTTTCCATTGTTGAAGCAATGACCTACTGCCCCACCGGATTTGGTCGCCAGAACAAGAGCGGCAGTGCTGCCGCCATGCTAAACTGGTATAAGGATCATGCGGTGCCGGTAGAAAAGGCTGCGGTGTCCGATGCCAAAACGGTAAAAGAAAGAATTACCATCGGTATCCATCACCAAGAGCAGGAAGCGGAGTTTGTCTCCGAGTATGAAAAGATTATTGAAAGCCAAAGGCAGAAAAGTGGTGGAAGCTCATGA
- a CDS encoding TRAP transporter permease, whose translation MVIRDYMDKVAESKFTEALQGKYRHFEGNWRLLVTVYAALVGLYHIYTAYAGPPFAQMFRTLNLTMIFPLIFMLYPASRRSVPHRPQLWDLVCILLTFVVGLNVLLNYGAIASRAGAPIMSDIVLGGVLVFLVIEAARRTVGWPIIVVAVTFLIYAYFGQSMPGILIHRGYDFSRIFPYLYLTDAGIFGLPMGVYARFIILFIIFGSFLDKCGAGVFFKDLSLALTGKYVGGPAKASVVFSAMIGSITGSSTANVVTTGTFTIPLMKKLGYDPAFAGGVEADASTGGQILPPVMGAAAFVMAEMIGVPYRDVMVAAAFPAFMYFATTFFMIHYRAKKDGLVGLPKSELPNMFETLKGGFYYFLPLFLLVYMLFVGRSPASSVFYAIILTVLLSWIKKETRMYPKDIFETVSDGVIKALEVGAACAIAGIIIGMVTMTGLGLKFSGIIEQLAGGQLWMALPLTMIASLLLGMGVPTTAKYIILATLVAPALVNLGAPLMAAHLFILYFGTDADITPPVGLAAYAAAGLAGADPLRTGWEAMKMGITAYIIPFLIIYYPAIILDAPLSEMLIVFPTVFIACGLMGAAMQGYFIRVMPWWHRAVLAVGCVLLMSPTIMLDIIGAALIALIMILEYIAKRRDDMSEGISVS comes from the coding sequence ATGGTTATCCGCGATTACATGGATAAGGTTGCAGAAAGCAAATTCACCGAAGCTCTACAAGGCAAATATCGTCATTTTGAGGGTAACTGGCGTTTATTGGTCACCGTCTACGCAGCCCTTGTAGGCTTGTACCATATTTATACCGCCTATGCCGGCCCGCCATTTGCCCAGATGTTTAGGACATTAAACTTAACGATGATTTTTCCGCTGATTTTTATGCTATACCCTGCCAGCAGAAGGTCTGTACCGCACCGCCCACAGCTTTGGGATCTGGTTTGTATTCTGCTTACCTTTGTGGTAGGCCTAAATGTTCTTCTAAATTACGGTGCCATAGCCAGTAGGGCAGGGGCTCCTATTATGTCGGACATTGTGCTGGGTGGAGTATTGGTATTTTTGGTCATAGAAGCGGCCAGACGTACTGTAGGCTGGCCGATTATCGTGGTTGCAGTAACCTTTTTAATCTACGCCTATTTTGGTCAAAGCATGCCCGGTATCCTTATTCATCGAGGATATGATTTTTCACGCATTTTTCCATATCTGTACCTGACCGATGCCGGCATATTCGGCCTGCCCATGGGAGTTTATGCTAGGTTCATTATATTGTTTATTATTTTTGGCTCCTTTTTGGACAAATGTGGAGCAGGAGTGTTTTTTAAGGATTTATCTTTGGCTCTCACCGGAAAGTATGTTGGCGGGCCTGCTAAAGCCTCTGTTGTTTTTAGTGCCATGATTGGTTCTATTACCGGTAGTTCAACGGCCAACGTTGTTACCACCGGGACGTTTACTATCCCACTGATGAAGAAGTTGGGCTATGATCCGGCTTTTGCCGGAGGTGTGGAAGCGGATGCGTCCACCGGCGGCCAGATTCTGCCTCCTGTAATGGGTGCAGCAGCCTTTGTTATGGCGGAAATGATCGGAGTACCCTACCGCGACGTCATGGTAGCAGCTGCGTTTCCTGCCTTTATGTATTTTGCCACAACTTTTTTTATGATTCACTACCGGGCAAAAAAAGACGGCTTAGTGGGATTGCCTAAGTCTGAGCTGCCCAATATGTTTGAAACACTAAAAGGCGGTTTTTATTATTTTCTGCCGCTTTTCTTATTGGTATATATGTTGTTTGTGGGTCGTTCTCCGGCAAGTTCTGTGTTTTATGCCATTATCCTCACTGTCTTGCTCAGCTGGATCAAAAAAGAAACCCGCATGTATCCCAAAGATATCTTTGAAACAGTTTCCGACGGCGTTATCAAGGCCCTGGAGGTTGGTGCTGCCTGTGCCATAGCCGGTATCATTATCGGTATGGTCACCATGACAGGGCTGGGCCTAAAATTCTCCGGAATTATTGAGCAACTGGCCGGCGGCCAGTTATGGATGGCCTTGCCTCTGACCATGATTGCCTCGCTGTTATTGGGGATGGGGGTTCCCACCACAGCCAAGTACATTATCCTTGCTACCCTTGTTGCCCCGGCTCTTGTTAATCTGGGAGCTCCGCTCATGGCGGCTCACCTGTTCATACTTTACTTCGGAACGGATGCCGACATCACGCCTCCTGTAGGTCTGGCTGCCTATGCTGCTGCCGGACTGGCCGGCGCTGATCCGCTGCGAACGGGCTGGGAGGCGATGAAGATGGGGATAACGGCGTATATTATACCGTTTCTCATAATTTACTACCCGGCCATAATTCTTGATGCACCGCTGTCTGAAATGCTCATCGTGTTCCCCACGGTGTTTATCGCCTGCGGCTTGATGGGCGCTGCCATGCAGGGTTACTTTATTCGGGTAATGCCCTGGTGGCACAGAGCTGTTTTGGCTGTAGGGTGTGTACTTTTGATGAGTCCCACAATTATGTTAGATATAATCGGTGCTGCGCTGATTGCCCTGATTATGATTCTGGAATATATTGCCAAGCGCCGTGACGATATGTCCGAAGGGATCAGTGTAAGCTAA
- a CDS encoding DUF1850 domain-containing protein, producing MIPVEAGEEIEYSYIHSSDGTPVEQSFIVKDDGLLHLVEERYAWYGAGLEFGSGLDVDTTGDMVRITGYDRSFAELPFRVAWTVPQEFQIRDKKILLSDLAPGGTSLLVRITVKK from the coding sequence GTGATTCCTGTTGAAGCGGGAGAGGAAATTGAGTATAGTTATATTCACTCCTCCGACGGGACCCCGGTGGAGCAGTCCTTTATTGTAAAGGATGACGGCCTGCTTCATCTGGTGGAAGAGCGCTATGCCTGGTATGGTGCCGGGCTGGAATTTGGTTCCGGCCTGGATGTGGATACAACGGGGGACATGGTCCGGATTACCGGTTATGACCGTTCATTTGCCGAACTGCCCTTCCGGGTAGCGTGGACCGTCCCCCAGGAGTTTCAGATTCGGGACAAAAAAATATTGCTCTCGGACCTGGCGCCGGGTGGCACGTCTCTTTTGGTTCGGATTACAGTTAAGAAATAG
- a CDS encoding GntR family transcriptional regulator — MNVKHRAPLYLEIKNQILNEINHNNFKPGQKMPTERELARRLNTSRNTVSHAYDMLINEGVLVAHQGRGTFVNCVDQPKRQKMLMQAFVERVDDLLDDVLSEGITTESFLSMVQERVGRKEEMMQNVRAVFVECNIEQARIFSREITEMTHLGTIPVVLSALRQYDEKMKKTIAAANFVFTTFSHLTEVRELIANENSNVYGVAVRPCLEGIVKIAQYSGDTNFCLISTSEEFYSKFNRNMQSAGLAGLSISHTITRVTEELEAMIANADVIIVSPGRYEEVKKLVAGKKEVIIFNTTLDLGSAKALLPLIRDGGGEEKKN, encoded by the coding sequence ATGAATGTCAAACATAGAGCTCCTTTATATCTGGAGATAAAGAATCAGATTCTGAATGAAATAAATCATAATAATTTTAAGCCGGGGCAGAAAATGCCCACAGAAAGAGAGTTGGCCCGCAGGCTCAACACCAGTCGCAATACCGTCAGTCATGCTTACGATATGCTAATCAATGAAGGAGTACTGGTGGCCCACCAGGGAAGGGGCACATTTGTAAATTGTGTTGATCAGCCCAAGCGGCAGAAAATGCTGATGCAGGCCTTCGTGGAACGGGTGGATGATTTGCTGGACGATGTGCTCAGCGAGGGAATTACCACAGAATCATTTCTTTCCATGGTGCAGGAAAGGGTCGGACGTAAGGAAGAAATGATGCAAAACGTAAGAGCGGTTTTTGTGGAGTGCAACATTGAGCAGGCCCGGATTTTTTCCCGGGAAATCACGGAAATGACTCATTTGGGAACTATACCGGTAGTTTTATCCGCACTGCGACAGTATGACGAAAAGATGAAGAAAACCATCGCTGCAGCCAATTTTGTTTTTACCACCTTCAGCCACCTGACGGAAGTGCGTGAACTTATTGCCAATGAGAACAGTAATGTTTATGGTGTTGCCGTCCGCCCCTGCCTGGAGGGGATTGTAAAGATTGCCCAGTATTCGGGGGACACTAACTTTTGTTTAATCAGCACCTCCGAAGAGTTTTACAGTAAATTTAACCGCAATATGCAATCTGCCGGTCTGGCCGGCTTAAGTATCAGCCATACCATTACCAGGGTAACAGAAGAACTGGAAGCGATGATTGCCAATGCAGATGTAATAATCGTCTCACCCGGGAGGTATGAGGAAGTAAAGAAACTGGTGGCGGGAAAAAAAGAGGTAATAATTTTTAACACCACACTGGATCTGGGATCGGCAAAAGCGCTTTTGCCCCTTATCAGAGACGGTGGCGGTGAGGAAAAAAAGAATTAA
- a CDS encoding 4Fe-4S binding protein, translating to MEIAVKNEWCKGCGICVDFCPKNVLAMSEDKKACVVHSENCVACNKCELYCPDFAIHVIPQPERNWKYETVAR from the coding sequence ATGGAGATTGCTGTTAAGAATGAATGGTGCAAGGGTTGTGGAATCTGTGTTGATTTTTGCCCCAAAAATGTTTTGGCAATGAGTGAAGACAAAAAGGCATGTGTGGTGCATTCGGAAAATTGTGTGGCATGTAATAAGTGTGAGCTTTACTGCCCGGATTTTGCTATTCATGTAATTCCTCAGCCTGAAAGGAACTGGAAATATGAAACTGTGGCAAGGTAA
- a CDS encoding penicillin-binding transpeptidase domain-containing protein: MRKIIWLFILLLLLFLVSGCGETFPAPEDTLLEFTELWDAGEYEKMYELLSEESQSFHDLDVFVSRYDNISTGLVLQSLTLQEVEIPEEEEENSEQKSVSYTLFFETGTVPQFTQEYHITLQKGEEKWLMDWEHEHILTGLTADTSVRVSRDFPQRGGFYDRNNTPLVYRGQVREVGVVPGRIGDEEALLSGLAEILQISEERINAAYTQSWVQPDMFVPIQRVTEDFWQENQDELLALQGILVNRAESRVYDLPVSHGPAIGHLSEITAETLEELKEAGYRAGDYVGSIGLEAFFEERLAGSIGFSITINNEENEAIHTVAEKAAVDGEDIELTLDKDLVRAVDWALGRYNGSVLILDAGTGDILAMASKPGFDSNLFSLGITPQQFNELRELDSPFTNRVLRTPHPPGSVFKAITAKMALEAEVFDPDEAWNTPRQWQKDAGWGSYHVRRVDRPEGEIDLRKAMKWSDNVYFADLSLKIGWDKFEEYAQRLGFGEVPPHLPMRASQVISSSPRETLLADSGYGQGELQVTPLHMGLMIAAISRGDGNLPQPRITMGDDTGIWQETGFSAENIALVDETLQAAVQDEDALAYISNSSSLGLRGKTGTAQITEEKQIGWFVSYFDDYVIVVALEGDSSITSREAVSVSERILEYGF, from the coding sequence ATGCGAAAAATAATTTGGTTATTTATTTTATTGTTATTGTTATTTTTGGTTAGCGGTTGTGGGGAAACCTTTCCTGCTCCCGAAGATACTCTTTTGGAGTTTACAGAACTGTGGGATGCAGGTGAGTACGAAAAGATGTATGAGCTTTTGTCTGAAGAGTCACAAAGTTTTCATGATTTGGATGTGTTTGTTTCACGCTATGACAATATCTCCACCGGCTTGGTTTTACAAAGCCTGACATTGCAGGAAGTTGAGATTCCCGAGGAGGAGGAGGAGAACTCCGAGCAGAAGAGTGTGAGCTACACCCTTTTTTTTGAAACCGGAACCGTCCCCCAATTTACCCAGGAATACCATATTACCCTGCAAAAAGGGGAAGAGAAGTGGCTCATGGACTGGGAACATGAACATATTTTAACCGGGCTTACAGCCGATACCAGTGTCAGGGTAAGCCGTGATTTCCCACAAAGGGGAGGGTTTTATGACAGAAACAACACCCCTCTGGTTTATCGGGGACAGGTGAGGGAAGTGGGTGTTGTACCCGGTCGTATCGGGGACGAAGAAGCTCTGTTGTCCGGCCTGGCCGAAATATTGCAGATAAGCGAAGAGAGGATTAATGCGGCTTATACCCAGTCCTGGGTGCAGCCGGATATGTTTGTGCCCATCCAGCGCGTCACCGAGGATTTCTGGCAGGAAAACCAGGATGAACTCTTGGCACTGCAGGGGATTTTGGTTAACCGGGCAGAAAGCCGGGTTTATGATTTACCCGTTTCCCATGGACCGGCAATCGGTCATTTGTCCGAAATCACCGCCGAGACATTGGAAGAGTTAAAGGAAGCGGGATATCGGGCCGGAGATTATGTGGGCAGTATTGGTTTGGAAGCTTTTTTTGAAGAGCGTCTGGCAGGAAGTATCGGGTTTAGTATCACCATCAATAATGAAGAAAACGAAGCTATACATACTGTGGCGGAAAAAGCGGCAGTGGATGGTGAGGATATTGAGTTAACGCTGGATAAAGATCTGGTTAGGGCTGTGGACTGGGCATTGGGCCGCTACAACGGCAGTGTCCTGATTCTGGATGCAGGCACCGGTGATATCCTGGCCATGGCCAGCAAACCCGGATTTGACAGTAATCTGTTCTCTCTGGGAATAACCCCGCAGCAGTTTAATGAACTGCGGGAACTGGACAGTCCGTTTACAAATCGGGTACTGCGTACCCCTCATCCTCCCGGTTCGGTATTTAAGGCTATAACCGCTAAAATGGCGCTGGAAGCAGAAGTGTTTGATCCCGATGAGGCCTGGAACACTCCCCGCCAGTGGCAGAAAGATGCCGGTTGGGGTAGCTACCATGTCAGAAGGGTTGACAGGCCCGAAGGAGAAATTGATTTGCGCAAGGCCATGAAATGGTCTGATAATGTATATTTTGCTGATTTAAGCCTGAAGATCGGTTGGGATAAGTTTGAAGAGTATGCTCAAAGACTGGGATTTGGCGAAGTTCCGCCACATCTGCCAATGCGTGCTTCGCAGGTTATCTCCTCCAGCCCGCGTGAAACTTTGCTTGCCGATTCGGGGTATGGGCAGGGGGAACTGCAGGTCACACCGCTTCATATGGGTTTAATGATAGCCGCTATTTCCCGCGGTGACGGTAATCTGCCACAGCCCAGAATTACCATGGGTGACGATACGGGCATTTGGCAGGAAACCGGCTTTTCTGCAGAGAATATTGCACTGGTTGATGAAACACTACAGGCAGCGGTTCAGGATGAAGACGCACTGGCTTATATCAGTAACTCCTCATCCCTGGGACTGCGTGGAAAAACAGGGACTGCGCAGATAACTGAGGAGAAGCAGATTGGCTGGTTTGTCAGTTATTTTGATGACTATGTGATTGTGGTGGCGTTGGAAGGCGACAGTTCAATTACAAGCCGGGAGGCTGTTAGTGTGAGTGAACGAATACTTGAATACGGGTTTTAA
- a CDS encoding YlbF family regulator, with protein sequence MRTISVENSAKELANAIKETEEYANLNAAHARIKLDPAAQELVSEMEQSQQKLQQAQSQGIPPGQEDIQQMQLAQQKAMQNETLKQLFQAQEAFGKVMEEANKVISQELFS encoded by the coding sequence GTGAGAACCATTAGTGTAGAAAACTCAGCCAAAGAATTGGCAAATGCAATTAAAGAGACCGAAGAATACGCCAACCTTAATGCGGCTCATGCCCGAATTAAGCTTGACCCTGCAGCCCAGGAACTGGTTTCCGAAATGGAACAAAGCCAGCAAAAGCTTCAGCAGGCTCAGTCTCAGGGAATTCCCCCGGGACAGGAAGATATCCAGCAAATGCAGCTGGCACAGCAGAAGGCAATGCAAAATGAAACACTTAAGCAGTTGTTTCAGGCCCAGGAAGCGTTTGGCAAAGTTATGGAAGAGGCTAATAAGGTCATTAGCCAGGAATTATTCAGCTAA
- a CDS encoding 2-oxoacid:acceptor oxidoreductase subunit alpha: protein MKLWQGNEACVEGAIAAGARFYAGYPITPSTEIAEIASRRLPPQGGKFIQMEDEIGGIAAMIGASVGGAKAFTATSGPGFSLMQENLGYAAMAEIPCVLVNVQRMGPSTGVATAPAQGDVMQARWGTHGDHPAIVLCPSSVEEVYYLTIEAFNLSEMLRQPVILLMDEVVGHMRENIAEPDRTKIRVIDRSKPEPDQLYLPYAEDSDVSPFAPFGEGYAYNITGLAHDEKGFPTNDGEVVRRLLDRLHQKIENNLSELPGIEEAEAADADLVILCYGCTARPAREAVRLARDSGLSVGYVRLRTLWPFPYERIAALADKKSILVPEMNMGQIIGEVERAVKGKTEVVGLWRYDGELFNPEEILKKIREVI, encoded by the coding sequence ATGAAACTGTGGCAAGGTAACGAGGCTTGTGTGGAAGGCGCAATTGCGGCAGGGGCCAGGTTTTATGCCGGCTATCCCATTACGCCTTCCACAGAAATTGCCGAAATTGCCTCCCGCAGGCTTCCTCCGCAGGGAGGAAAGTTCATCCAGATGGAAGATGAGATTGGTGGTATTGCCGCTATGATCGGGGCATCGGTGGGTGGAGCTAAGGCTTTTACAGCTACCAGCGGACCAGGGTTTTCCCTGATGCAGGAAAACCTCGGCTACGCTGCCATGGCAGAAATCCCCTGCGTGTTGGTAAATGTGCAGCGCATGGGTCCCAGCACCGGTGTGGCCACCGCGCCCGCCCAGGGCGATGTGATGCAGGCCCGCTGGGGAACACATGGGGACCATCCTGCTATTGTCCTTTGCCCCTCATCGGTGGAAGAAGTATATTATCTGACCATTGAGGCTTTTAATTTAAGCGAGATGCTCCGGCAGCCGGTGATTCTGTTAATGGATGAAGTGGTGGGGCACATGCGGGAAAACATAGCTGAACCGGACAGGACAAAGATTAGAGTAATTGATCGCAGCAAACCGGAACCGGACCAATTGTACCTGCCATATGCGGAAGATTCTGATGTATCGCCCTTCGCTCCCTTTGGTGAAGGATATGCTTACAACATCACCGGCCTGGCCCATGATGAGAAGGGTTTCCCCACCAATGACGGAGAGGTTGTGCGGCGTCTCTTGGACCGTCTTCATCAAAAGATAGAAAATAATCTCTCTGAACTTCCCGGCATCGAAGAAGCAGAAGCCGCTGATGCCGACCTGGTCATCCTCTGCTACGGCTGTACCGCCCGCCCCGCCCGGGAAGCGGTAAGGTTGGCCAGAGACAGTGGTTTGTCTGTAGGTTATGTTCGCCTCAGAACATTATGGCCCTTTCCATATGAAAGAATTGCTGCTCTTGCTGATAAGAAAAGCATCCTGGTGCCCGAAATGAATATGGGGCAAATCATCGGCGAAGTGGAAAGAGCAGTGAAGGGAAAAACGGAAGTAGTGGGCCTCTGGCGCTATGACGGAGAATTATTCAATCCGGAAGAGATACTGAAAAAGATAAGGGAAGTGATTTAA
- a CDS encoding S8 family peptidase — translation MIFQDVNWMRGYGTKICPELRKRVLDCYRPTRLTPCFLQKSIGKLTRRWKKFPIIVQLEKYAVHAISTYSLAEETGCKLKKNLQVIDAFASEVTTEQLEKLLRNKNVKKIWHDGEVHAVLDAASPTVGAPGLWDEGYTGKGIVIAVLDTGIYNHPDLQNRVLDFKDLINDDTNPYDDNGHGTHVAGCAAASGSESNGKYKGPAPEAGLVGVKVLNKSGSGSLSTVIEGIGWCVQNKERLSIRIINLSLGSNAYQSHRDDPVCQAAVRAWEAGIVVCAAAGNSGPQPRTINSPAIEPGILTVGAINDRNPNEEGFVAEFSSRGPTIDGLVKPDVCAPGVQITALRSPGSTIDKQNRDARIDNWHTSLSGTSMATPVCAGVIAQLLQQNPFLTPDQIKNLLTETANPLTGYGENDQGAGVVNAHRASQTP, via the coding sequence ATGATTTTTCAGGATGTTAATTGGATGCGGGGATATGGGACAAAAATTTGCCCGGAATTACGTAAACGGGTTTTGGACTGTTACCGTCCTACCCGTCTTACCCCCTGTTTTCTGCAAAAATCCATTGGTAAGCTGACTCGTAGGTGGAAGAAATTCCCCATTATTGTGCAACTGGAAAAATATGCAGTTCATGCCATTTCCACCTACTCCCTGGCCGAGGAAACAGGATGCAAGCTAAAGAAAAATCTCCAGGTTATTGACGCTTTTGCCTCCGAGGTAACAACGGAGCAACTAGAGAAACTGCTTCGCAACAAAAATGTAAAGAAAATCTGGCATGACGGTGAAGTTCATGCCGTGCTGGACGCGGCGTCCCCCACCGTTGGCGCGCCCGGGCTCTGGGATGAGGGTTACACGGGAAAAGGCATTGTCATTGCGGTGCTGGATACAGGCATCTATAATCATCCGGATTTGCAAAATCGTGTTCTTGATTTCAAAGACTTGATAAACGACGATACCAACCCCTACGATGATAACGGCCATGGCACCCATGTGGCAGGATGTGCAGCAGCATCCGGAAGTGAGTCAAACGGTAAGTATAAAGGGCCGGCACCGGAAGCAGGACTGGTTGGCGTGAAAGTCTTAAATAAATCTGGCTCCGGCAGCCTCTCCACCGTTATTGAGGGGATTGGTTGGTGCGTTCAAAACAAGGAGCGCCTTAGTATCCGGATAATTAATCTGTCGCTGGGCAGCAATGCTTACCAATCCCACCGGGATGACCCGGTCTGCCAGGCAGCAGTCCGGGCCTGGGAAGCGGGCATTGTGGTCTGTGCTGCAGCGGGCAACAGCGGGCCCCAGCCCCGCACCATTAACTCACCGGCCATAGAGCCCGGTATTCTTACCGTAGGAGCCATAAATGACAGGAATCCCAACGAAGAAGGCTTTGTTGCAGAATTCTCCAGCCGGGGGCCCACCATCGACGGTCTGGTAAAACCCGATGTTTGTGCACCGGGAGTACAGATAACTGCCCTGCGCTCACCCGGTTCCACCATTGATAAACAAAACAGAGATGCACGGATAGACAACTGGCACACAAGCCTCTCCGGCACCTCCATGGCCACACCGGTCTGCGCCGGAGTCATCGCCCAACTTCTGCAGCAGAACCCCTTCCTCACACCGGATCAAATAAAAAATCTCCTGACGGAAACAGCCAACCCCCTTACGGGTTACGGCGAAAACGACCAGGGAGCCGGAGTGGTAAACGCCCACCGGGCATCGCAAACTCCCTAG